The Streptomyces sp. NBC_00162 genome window below encodes:
- a CDS encoding winged helix-turn-helix domain-containing protein codes for MTTAIPAPAVRRSPALRLQLVGDRPPGVPAGGTDGGRVGYLVFLPANVDPVALMTAHGVRPEVHPLEPRTLPVPEPEPAPHPDPVQLDDAIRVDRARRLVEVDGRELDLTYLEFDLLAHLVAHPYTVHTRDALISGIWGYGHIGDGRTVDVHVARLRRKLGPAYRDRISTVRRVGYKYVPDHQ; via the coding sequence GTGACCACTGCAATTCCCGCACCCGCCGTCCGCCGTTCCCCAGCCCTCCGCCTCCAGCTGGTCGGCGACCGTCCGCCCGGTGTTCCCGCCGGCGGGACGGATGGCGGCCGCGTCGGATACCTCGTGTTCCTGCCGGCGAACGTCGACCCGGTGGCACTGATGACAGCGCACGGCGTGCGTCCGGAGGTCCACCCCCTCGAGCCCAGGACGCTTCCGGTTCCCGAGCCGGAACCGGCCCCGCACCCCGACCCCGTCCAGCTCGACGACGCCATCCGGGTCGACCGCGCACGTCGGCTGGTCGAGGTCGACGGGCGCGAACTGGATCTCACCTACCTGGAGTTCGACCTCCTGGCCCACCTCGTGGCCCATCCGTACACGGTTCACACGCGTGATGCCCTCATCTCGGGCATCTGGGGTTACGGGCACATCGGTGACGGCCGTACGGTCGATGTCCACGTAGCCCGGCTGCGCCGCAAGCTCGGTCCCGCCTACCGGGACCGCATCTCCACCGTGCGCCGCGTCGGCTACAAGTACGTTCCCGACCACCAGTAG
- a CDS encoding putative leader peptide, with protein MLPLTSRRHIDLVRTSSAICRTG; from the coding sequence ATGCTGCCTCTGACCTCCCGCCGACACATCGACCTGGTCCGTACGTCCAGCGCCATCTGTCGGACCGGCTGA
- a CDS encoding acyl-CoA dehydrogenase family protein — translation MRTTPSPAGPRSADERRRALLRTARDVADDLAADAIARDQAGKPPTDEAARLREAGLPAALTPPGPGRGADWRTGCAVIREIAAADSSVGDVLARHYVHAWSGRFYASHEQATALEEESVRERWLWTGAVRTPAPNGDTEGPDLTLRPRTTGYVLNGRRSVDTAVAAADQIVVDAVCAATGDVLVVRIPAGAQGVTVEPAHDRLGQRVAGAGEVALDRVTITPVQVLGRRPHDEESTAPFTALAEPALRLALCHVGLGIAEGALTEARDLSRGGRAHRLPGEDPDLFLTYGELASAAQTATAVVDRATEVMTQALATGAQLDAEVPAGVAALVATAEAVMSKATLHITARVLELADAPGLDRFWRNARVLTAHRPVAHRLRSIGEHYLNGSHRAVAAAFH, via the coding sequence ATGCGGACGACACCCAGTCCTGCCGGCCCCCGATCCGCCGATGAGCGGCGCCGCGCGCTCCTGCGTACCGCCCGCGACGTGGCGGACGACCTCGCCGCGGACGCCATCGCCCGCGATCAGGCCGGCAAGCCGCCGACCGACGAGGCTGCCCGGCTGCGCGAGGCCGGCCTGCCGGCGGCCCTCACCCCGCCCGGGCCCGGCCGCGGGGCGGACTGGCGTACGGGATGCGCCGTCATACGGGAGATCGCCGCAGCGGACAGCTCTGTCGGCGACGTACTCGCCCGCCACTACGTACACGCCTGGAGCGGACGCTTCTACGCGAGTCACGAGCAAGCGACCGCCCTCGAAGAGGAGTCGGTGCGCGAGCGGTGGCTGTGGACCGGGGCGGTCCGCACTCCCGCACCCAACGGCGACACCGAGGGACCGGACCTCACACTGAGGCCGCGCACCACCGGCTACGTGCTGAACGGGCGCCGGTCCGTGGACACGGCGGTGGCCGCGGCCGACCAGATCGTGGTGGATGCCGTCTGCGCCGCGACCGGTGACGTCCTGGTCGTACGGATCCCAGCCGGCGCACAGGGCGTGACCGTCGAACCTGCCCACGATCGCCTCGGGCAGCGGGTCGCCGGCGCGGGCGAGGTCGCCCTGGACAGGGTCACCATCACGCCGGTGCAGGTGCTGGGCCGCCGGCCGCACGACGAGGAGTCGACAGCGCCCTTCACCGCGCTCGCGGAGCCCGCGCTCCGGCTGGCGCTTTGCCACGTCGGCCTCGGCATCGCCGAGGGCGCCCTCACCGAAGCGCGCGACCTCAGCAGGGGCGGCCGCGCACACCGGCTGCCGGGTGAGGACCCTGACCTCTTCCTGACGTACGGGGAACTCGCCTCTGCCGCTCAGACGGCCACCGCCGTGGTCGACCGGGCGACGGAGGTGATGACACAGGCCCTCGCCACGGGTGCGCAGCTCGATGCCGAGGTACCCGCGGGCGTCGCCGCCCTGGTCGCCACGGCCGAGGCCGTGATGTCGAAGGCCACCCTGCACATCACGGCCCGGGTGCTGGAACTCGCCGATGCCCCCGGCCTGGACCGGTTCTGGCGCAATGCCCGAGTCCTGACAGCTCACCGCCCGGTCGCGCACCGCCTGCGCTCCATCGGCGAGCACTACCTCAACGGCTCCCACCGCGCGGTGGCGGCCGCCTTCCATTGA
- a CDS encoding RrF2 family transcriptional regulator produces the protein MRISARADYAVRAALQLAASQDDGPVKAEAIADAQDIPHKFLEGILNDMRRGGLVLSQRGGNGGYRLAKPAQSISIADVIRVVDGPLVSVRGVRPPDLSYTGPAQSLLPLWIALRANVREILDGVSLADVASSDLPSDVSALADTPGAWTNP, from the coding sequence ATGCGGATCTCAGCCAGGGCGGACTATGCGGTACGTGCCGCGCTGCAGCTTGCCGCGTCACAGGATGACGGGCCGGTGAAAGCCGAAGCCATCGCCGACGCCCAGGACATTCCGCACAAGTTTCTCGAAGGCATCCTGAACGACATGCGCCGAGGCGGTCTCGTGCTCAGCCAGCGCGGCGGCAACGGCGGCTACCGGCTGGCCAAGCCCGCCCAGTCCATCAGCATCGCGGACGTCATCCGCGTCGTGGACGGACCGCTCGTCTCGGTGCGCGGGGTCCGCCCACCGGACCTGTCCTACACCGGCCCCGCCCAGTCGCTACTCCCCCTGTGGATCGCACTGCGGGCCAACGTGCGCGAGATCCTCGACGGCGTGTCGCTCGCCGACGTCGCGTCGTCCGACCTGCCCTCCGACGTATCGGCACTGGCCGATACCCCCGGGGCCTGGACCAATCCCTGA
- a CDS encoding rhodanese-like domain-containing protein — protein sequence MSDFVTTLSVSEAQSRLHELTVVDVRTPAEFTSGHLPDAVNVPLDRIGRALPELRQAAGRKPLLLVCASGARSDNAAGTLASHGIPAASLTGGTTAWVAEGHGLQYPDGRPHAVWAMERQVRFTAGSIVLLGLALGLFVRPAFQLLSAAIAAGLVFSALTNTCGMAVVLGKLPFNQRGKDPLVTARETLRG from the coding sequence ATGAGTGATTTCGTCACCACGCTGAGCGTCAGCGAGGCGCAGTCCCGCCTCCACGAGCTGACCGTCGTCGATGTCCGCACTCCGGCCGAGTTCACGTCCGGCCATCTGCCGGACGCCGTCAACGTCCCTCTCGACCGCATCGGGCGGGCGCTGCCGGAGCTCCGGCAGGCCGCCGGGCGCAAGCCGCTTCTCCTGGTGTGCGCCTCGGGTGCCCGCTCGGACAACGCCGCCGGGACCCTGGCTTCCCACGGCATCCCCGCTGCGAGTCTGACCGGTGGCACCACGGCCTGGGTTGCCGAGGGTCACGGGCTTCAGTACCCGGACGGCCGGCCGCATGCCGTCTGGGCCATGGAGCGCCAGGTCCGCTTCACCGCGGGCAGTATCGTGCTACTGGGCTTGGCCCTGGGCCTGTTCGTCCGTCCGGCGTTCCAGCTGCTGTCCGCCGCTATCGCGGCCGGTCTGGTGTTCTCCGCCCTCACCAACACCTGCGGCATGGCAGTCGTACTCGGCAAACTGCCGTTCAACCAGCGGGGGAAGGATCCCCTGGTCACCGCACGGGAGACGCTGCGGGGCTGA